A region from the Vulpes lagopus strain Blue_001 chromosome 5, ASM1834538v1, whole genome shotgun sequence genome encodes:
- the FAM228A gene encoding LOW QUALITY PROTEIN: protein FAM228A (The sequence of the model RefSeq protein was modified relative to this genomic sequence to represent the inferred CDS: substituted 3 bases at 3 genomic stop codons): protein MAGVEGGPSRAGILLPVASKKVPTYGEHFRPEKXEWPEPQSVAFMEALAREDIDEAVHVILFRENYVAKGSRIKRVXKTEKARLYAKLPQFTFTLYSVIPEEQHXASARSETSKTHRKCSPEKLTYTENRYLPDKENKTTDLRIKGMRRIVW from the exons ATGGCAGGAGTAGAGGGTGGCCCAAGCCGGGCAG GAATTCTATTACCTGTGGCTTCCAAGAAAGTGCCCACCTACGGTGAACATTTCAGGCCAGAGAAATAAGAATGGCCAGAGCCCCAGTCAGTTGCTTTCATGGAG GCATTAGCTAGAGAAGACATTGATGAAGCTGTACATGTGATATTATTTAGAGAAAATTATGTTGCGAAG ggatCACGCATTAAAAGAGTTTAAAAGACAGAGAAGGCCAGGCTTTATGCCAAACTGCCCCAATTCACTTTTACTCTATATAGTGTTATTCCAGAAGAGCAGCATTAAGCCTCTGCCAGGTCTGAAACAAGCAAAACTCATAGAAAATGCAG TCCTGAAAAACTTACCTATACAGAAAATAGATATCTGCCTGATAAAGAGAACAAGACTACCGACCTACGAATAAAAGGGATGAGAAGAATTGTGTGGTGA